The proteins below come from a single Panicum hallii strain FIL2 chromosome 7, PHallii_v3.1, whole genome shotgun sequence genomic window:
- the LOC112899399 gene encoding organic cation/carnitine transporter 4: protein MSTEPLLLPGAAGAKAAEQQQRKGRRVGIDEALSAHAGEFGRWQLRHFVLVSAAWALEALHTMVIIFADREPAMVCAAAGGAGCGDRCAGAAAGWEWADGAASSTVAEWGLVCGERYKVGLAQAVFFAGCMIGAGVFGHLSDSFLGRKGSLQVVCVLNAAFGLLTALAPNYWAYAALRLLTGFSTGSVGVLAFVLATEPIGPSRRGAAGMSTFYFFSGGIAALAGVAALFPRSWRTLYVVTSLPSLAFVAAVVPFVSESPRWYLVRRRADDAMRVVRAIAAANGRAVPDDVALKLDDEDEEGKGADGPADASSGSIVDVFRSGTTRVRLVLSVLINLLASVVYYGLSLNVVNLKTNLYVSVVANSLAEMPAYLLTALLLDRFGRKPLAIGTMLLSGVFCTAGSLIAGAGIMRVVRMACGVVGIFGMAATYNLLFIYTAELFPTVVRNAALGCTAQAAQMGAIVAPLVVVLGERVPFAVFGASGIVGGLLVFYLPETMNKPLYDTMAGLEEGEKTTLLE from the exons ATGTCCACggagcccctcctcctccccggcgccgccggcgcgaAGGCGGCGGAGCAGCAGCAGAGGAAGGGCCGGCGCGTGGGCATCGACGAGGCGCTGTCGGCGCACGCGGGGGAGTTCGGGCGGTGGCAGCTGCGGCACTTCGTGCTCGTGTCGGCGGCGTgggcgctggaggcgctgcACACCATGGTGATCATCTTCGCGGACCGGGAGCCCGCCATGGtctgcgccgccgcgggcggcgccggctgcGGCGACCGgtgcgcgggcgcggcggccgggtgGGAGTGGGCCGACGGCGCCGCGTCGTCCACCGTCGCCGAGTGGGGGCTCGTCTGCGGCGAGCGCTACAAGGTCGGGCTCGCCCAGGCCGTCTTCTTCGCCGGCTGCATGATCG GCGCCGGCGTGTTCGGGCACCTCTCGGACTCGTTCCTGGGCCGGAAGGGCTCGCTGCAGGTGGTCTGCGTCCTCaacgccgccttcggcctcctcACCGCGCTGGCGCCCAACTACTGGGCCTACGCCGCGCTGCGCCTCCTCACGGGCTTCAGCACCGGCAGCGTCGGCGTCCTCGCCTTCGTCCTCGCCACCGAGCCCATCGGGCcctcccgccgcggcgccgcggggATGTCCACCTTCTACTTCTTCTCCGGCGGCATCGCGGCCCTCGCGGGCGTCGCCGCGCTCTTCCCGCGCTCCTGGCGCACGCTCTACGTCGTCACCTCGCTCCCGTCCCTCGCGTtcgtcgccgccgtcgtgcccTTCGTCTCCGAGTCCCCGCGGTGGTACCTTGTGCGGCGCCGGGCCGACGACGCCATGCGCGTCGTCCGCGCCATCGCGGCAGCCAACGGCAGGGCCGTCCCCGACGACGTCGCGCTCAAGCTcgacgacgaggacgaggaAGGGAAGGGCGCCGATGGCCCGGCGGACGCCTCCTCGGGCTCCATCGTCGACGTGTTCCGGTCGGGGACCACGCGGGTCCGCCTCGTGCTCTCGGTGCTCATCAACCTCCTCGCCTCGGTGGTGTACTACGGCCTCAGCCTCAACGTGGTCAACCTCAAGACCAACCTCTACGTCAGCGTCGTCGCCAACTCGCTCGCCGAGATGCCCGCCTACCTGCTCACCGCGCTGCTCCTCGACCGTTTCGGGCGGAAGCCGCTCGCCATCGGCACCATGCTGCTCAGCGGCGTCTTCTGCACCGCCGGGAGTCTCATCGCCGGCGCTGGCATCATGAG GGTGGTGCGGATGGCGTGCGGCGTGGTGGGCATCTTCGGCATGGCGGCGACGTACAACCTGCTGTTCATCTACACGGCGGAGCTGTTCCCGACGGTGGTGCGGAACGCGGCGCTGGGGTGCACGGCGCAGGCGGCGCAGATGGGCGCCATCGTGGCGCCGCTGGTGGTGGTTCTCGGCGAGAGGGTGCCGTTCGCGGTGTTCGGCGCGTCGGGCATCGTCGGCGGGCTGCTGGTCTTCTACCTGCCGGAGACGATGAACAAGCCCCTGTACGACACCATGGCCGGCCTGGAGGAAGGGGAGAAGACGACCCTTCTGGAGTGA
- the LOC112899400 gene encoding glycine-rich protein 2-like, giving the protein MAADRVTGTVKWFSGTKGFGFITPDDGGQDLFVHQSSIKADGYPNIKDGDTVEFTVGADNDGRAKALDVSAPGGGALAGGERPDGGYGGRGGGDRGYGGGGGGGYGGGGYGGGGGYGSGGDRGYGGGGGYGGGGGGRGCYKCGEEGHMARDCSQNGGGGYGGGGGGRGCYKCGEEGHMARDCSQNGGGGYGGGRGCYNCGEEGHISRECPKRR; this is encoded by the coding sequence ATGGCGGCGGATCGGGTCACCGGGACGGTGAAGTGGTTCAGCGGGACCAAGGGGTTCGGCTTCATCACCCCCGACGACGGCGGCCAGGACCTCTTCGTCCACCAGTCCTCCATCAAGGCCGACGGCTACCCCAACATCAAGGACGGCGACACCGTCGAGTTCACCGTGGGCGCCGACAACGACGGCCGCGCCAAGGCTCTCGACGTCTCCGCGCCCGGCGGAGGGGCGCTGGCCGGCGGGGAACGCCCCGACGGGGGCtacggcgggcgcggcggcggcgaccgcggctacgggggaggaggcggcggcggctacggaGGTGGCGGctacggcgggggcggcggctacggtagcggcggcgaccgcggctacGGGGGAGGAGGCGGGtacggtggcggcggaggcggccgcgGCTGCTACAAGTGCGGCGAGGAGGGCCACATGGCTCGCGACTGCTCccagaacggcggcggcggttacggtggcggcggaggcggccgcgGCTGCTACAAATGCGGCGAGGAGGGCCACATGGCCAGGGACTGCTCCCAGAACGGCGGCGgaggctacggcggcggccgcgggtgcTACAACTGCGGCGAGGAGGGCCACATTTCCCGTGAGTGCCCCAAGAGGCGCTAG